From Ailuropoda melanoleuca isolate Jingjing chromosome 8, ASM200744v2, whole genome shotgun sequence, a single genomic window includes:
- the ANGPTL1 gene encoding angiopoietin-related protein 1, whose translation MKAFIWTLTVLFFLLMGIGHCRGGQYKIKKTTQRRYPRATDSKEEAKKCAYTFLVPEQKITGPICVNTKGQDASTIKDMITRMDLENLKDVLSRQKREIDVLQLVVDVDGNIVNEVKLLRKESRNMNSRVTQLYMQLLHEIIRKRDNSLELSQLENKILNVTTEMLKMATRYRELEVKYASLTDLVNNQSVMITSLEEQCLKIFSRQDPHMSPPLVQVVPQHIPHSHQYTPGLLGGNEIQRDPGYPRDLMPPPDLGTSPTKSPFKIPPVTFINEGPFKDCQHAKEAGYSVSGIYMIKPENSNGPIQLWCENSLDPGGWTVIQKRTDGSVNFFRNWENYKKGFGNIDGEYWLGLENIYMLSNQDNYKLLIELEDWSDKKVYAEYSSFRLEPESEFFRLRLGTYQGNAGDSMMWHNGKQFTTLDRDKDMYAGNCAHFHKGGWWYNACAHSNLNGVWYRGGHYRSKYQDGIFWAEYRGGSYSLRAVQMMIKPID comes from the exons ATGAAGGCTTTTATCTGGACCCTAACTGTGCTATTCTTCCTACTAATGGGCATTGGACACTGCAGAGGAGGacagtacaaaataaaaaaaacaacccagaggAGATACCCTCGTGCCACAGACAGTAAAGAGGAAGCAAAGAAATGTGCATACACATTCCTGGTACCTGAACAAAAAATTACAGGGCCGATTTGTGTCAATACCAAAGGGCAAGATGCAAGTACTATTAAAGACATGATCACcaggatggaccttgaaaacctGAAGGACGTGCTCTCCAGGCAGAAGCGGGAGATAGACGTCCTGCAGTTGGTGGTGGATGTAGATGGGAACATTGTCAATGAGGTAAAGCTGCTGAGAAAAGAGAGCCGTAACATGAACTCGCGTGTTACTCAACTCTATATGCAGCTACTCCATGAGATTATCCGTAAGAGGGATAATTCACTTGAACTTTCCCAGCtggaaaataaaatcctcaaTGTCACTACAGAGATGTTGAAGATGGCAACAAGGTACAGGGAACTAGAGGTAAAATATGCTTCCTTGACTGATCTCGTCAATAACCAGTCTGTGATGATCACTTCGTTGGAAGAACAGTGCTTGAAGATATTTTCCCGACAAGACCCCCATATGTCTCCTCCTCTTGTCCAAGTAGTGCCACAGCACATTCCTCACAGTCATCAGTACACCCCCGGACTGCTGGGAGGTAACGAGATACAGAGGGATCCAGGTTATCCCAGAGATTTAATGCCACCACCTGATCTAGGAACTTCTCCCACCAAAAGTCCCTTCAAAATACCACCAGTAACTTTCATAAATGAAG GACCATTCAAAGACTGTCAGCATGCAAAAGAAGCTGGATATTCGGTCAGCGGGATTTATATGATCAAACCTGAAAACAGCAATGGACCAATACAGTTATGGTGCGAGAACAGTTTGGATCCCGGGGGTTGGACTGTTATTCAGAAAAGAACAGATGGCTCTGTCAACTTCTTCAGAAATTGGGAAAATTATAAG AAAGGGTTTGGAAACATTGATGGAGAATATTGGCTTGGACTGGAAAATATCTATATGCTTAGCAATCAAGATAATTATAAGTTGTTGATTGAATTAGAAGACTGGAGTGACAAAAAAGTCTACGCAGAATATAGCAGCTTTCGCCTGGAACCTGAAAGTGAATTCTTTAGACTGCGTCTGGGAACTTACCAGGGAAATGCAGGGGATTCCATGATGTGGCATAATGGTAAACAGTTCACCACACTGGACAGAGATAAAGATATGTACGCAG GAAACTGTGCCCACTTTCATAAAGGAGGATGGTGGTACAACGCCTGTGCACATTCTAACCTAAACGGAGTATGGTACAGAGGAGGTCACTACAGAAGCAAGTACCAAGACGGAATCTTTTGGGCTGAATATCGAGGAGGGTCGTACTCCTTGAGAGCAGTTCAGATGATGATCAAGCCTATTGACTGA